A region from the Trueperaceae bacterium genome encodes:
- a CDS encoding amidohydrolase family protein, whose translation MSPTASGRSERAVPGAAAGPEAPFAPSLTERDLLVTGATLVDVVTQSTYRGWFTVWRGRFVEVEAGEPSEADLAGLSIAERRDLGGAHVQPGMLDVHMHIESSLVTPRRFAEAALPHGTTTILQDPHEVANVLGAPGILAMHAASRGLPQRVYTAVSSCVPATSADIETPNAAIAPSDVAELARDPEVIALGEVMDYQGLVAGDGHLRAMVAAAHGAGLSVEGHVPSLAGAALSRYVAHGVRSDHTLATPAKLLEELRKGLWVMIQEKSLTPDVAREIVALPDRSRVLLITDDVMPNRLLGGHLSRLVALAAELGWPVMDAIASATLRPATYLGLGGLGVVAPGAHADYLVTDGLAAYPPLETHVGGRLVARGGTTVVDCSPPELPSAGSTAAAGLPGAGQAYAAANVARDALGFGGGATRRQARARVITVNKVNSFTTLREADVELVGGVPTDPGIALACVVPRAALLPGAGAYAPVVCLVEGTGLRSGGYASTFAHDSHNVFLFGRSLDAMATSLARVAAEGGGMAFTTDSGTTLLPLPIAGLLSDDPVSVVGAGFAALERALGEAGMDVKAPVLLLTLLPLSVSPDFKVTDKGIVDVQARRILAPEVTA comes from the coding sequence GTGAGCCCTACCGCGTCCGGTCGGAGCGAGCGGGCGGTGCCGGGAGCCGCCGCCGGTCCCGAGGCGCCCTTCGCCCCGAGCCTCACGGAGCGCGACCTGCTCGTGACGGGCGCGACGCTCGTCGACGTGGTCACCCAGTCCACCTACCGCGGCTGGTTCACCGTCTGGCGCGGGCGGTTCGTCGAGGTCGAGGCGGGCGAGCCCTCCGAGGCCGACCTGGCCGGCCTGAGCATCGCCGAGCGCCGCGACCTCGGGGGCGCCCACGTGCAGCCGGGCATGCTCGACGTGCACATGCACATCGAGAGCAGCCTAGTCACGCCGCGGCGCTTCGCCGAGGCCGCCCTCCCGCACGGCACGACGACCATCCTGCAGGACCCGCACGAGGTGGCCAACGTGCTCGGCGCGCCCGGCATCTTGGCCATGCACGCCGCCTCGCGCGGGCTCCCGCAGCGGGTCTACACGGCCGTGTCGAGCTGCGTGCCCGCGACCTCGGCGGACATCGAGACGCCCAACGCCGCCATCGCCCCGTCCGACGTGGCGGAGCTGGCGCGCGACCCGGAGGTGATCGCGCTCGGCGAGGTCATGGACTACCAGGGCCTCGTGGCGGGCGACGGGCACCTGCGGGCCATGGTCGCCGCCGCGCACGGAGCGGGCCTGAGCGTCGAGGGGCACGTGCCGAGCCTCGCCGGCGCCGCCCTCTCGCGCTACGTCGCTCACGGCGTGCGCTCCGACCACACGCTCGCCACGCCCGCCAAGCTCCTCGAGGAGCTCCGCAAGGGCTTGTGGGTGATGATCCAGGAGAAGTCGCTCACGCCCGACGTCGCGCGGGAGATCGTCGCCCTGCCCGACCGGAGCCGCGTGCTGCTCATCACGGACGACGTGATGCCGAACCGCCTCCTCGGCGGCCACCTGAGCCGCCTCGTCGCGCTCGCCGCCGAGCTGGGTTGGCCGGTCATGGACGCCATCGCGTCCGCCACGCTGCGCCCGGCCACCTACCTGGGCCTGGGCGGGCTCGGCGTCGTCGCGCCCGGCGCGCACGCCGACTACCTCGTCACGGACGGGCTGGCCGCCTACCCGCCGCTCGAGACGCATGTCGGGGGGCGCTTGGTGGCTCGGGGCGGCACGACGGTCGTCGACTGCTCACCCCCGGAGCTGCCGAGCGCCGGCTCGACCGCGGCGGCCGGGCTCCCGGGCGCCGGCCAGGCGTACGCGGCGGCGAACGTGGCGCGAGACGCCCTCGGGTTCGGTGGGGGCGCTACGCGCCGTCAGGCCCGCGCCCGCGTAATAACCGTGAACAAGGTGAACAGCTTCACCACCTTGCGCGAGGCCGACGTCGAGCTAGTGGGCGGCGTGCCGACCGACCCCGGCATCGCCCTCGCCTGCGTAGTGCCGCGCGCCGCGCTGCTGCCGGGCGCGGGCGCGTACGCGCCCGTCGTCTGCCTCGTCGAGGGCACCGGCCTGCGCTCCGGCGGCTACGCTTCGACCTTCGCCCACGACAGCCACAACGTCTTCCTCTTCGGGCGTAGCCTGGACGCCATGGCGACCTCCCTGGCCCGCGTCGCCGCCGAAGGCGGCGGCATGGCGTTCACGACCGACTCAGGCACGACCCTCCTGCCCCTCCCCATCGCGGGGCTACTGTCCGACGACCCGGTGAGCGTCGTCGGTGCCGGCTTCGCGGCGCTCGAGCGGGCGCTCGGGGAGGCCGGCATGGACGTCAAGGCGCCCGTGCTCCTCCTCACGCTCCTGCCCCTGAGCGTGAGCCCGGACTTCAAGGTGACCGACAAGGGCATCGTCGACGTGCAGGCGCGGCGCATCCTCGCGCCCGAGGTGACCGCGTGA
- a CDS encoding ABC transporter permease has translation METAAAPAAGRSNASAAWRRFRRSSSGVFGLALVVLLTLVAVLAPVLAPYDPHTTSRAAFVPPLSTGHVLGTDNLGRDVLSQVIWGSRVSLMVGLAAAATATLIGVLVGALAGYLGGWFDELLMRITEFFQVIPRFVLALIVVAFFGSGLVNLILVIGVLSWPQTARLVRSQYLSHKTLPYVDAGRALGMRKFRIMFMQILPNAMGPVLVVASLDVAQAILLEASLGFFGLGDPNLTSWGGMLNTAQTFIRRAWWMSVFPGIGITLAVLGFNLFGDGLTEAYDPRMAPR, from the coding sequence ATGGAAACCGCTGCAGCTCCCGCCGCCGGGCGCTCGAACGCCAGCGCGGCCTGGCGCCGCTTCAGGCGGAGCAGCTCCGGCGTCTTCGGCCTCGCGCTCGTCGTGCTCCTCACGCTCGTCGCCGTCCTGGCGCCCGTACTCGCGCCGTACGACCCGCACACGACGTCGCGCGCCGCCTTCGTGCCGCCACTCTCCACCGGTCACGTCCTCGGCACCGACAACCTCGGCCGCGACGTGCTCAGCCAGGTGATCTGGGGTTCGCGCGTCTCGCTCATGGTCGGGCTCGCGGCGGCGGCCACGGCGACGCTGATCGGCGTCCTCGTCGGCGCCCTCGCCGGCTACCTCGGCGGCTGGTTCGACGAGCTCCTCATGCGCATCACGGAGTTCTTCCAGGTGATCCCGCGCTTCGTGCTCGCGCTCATCGTGGTGGCGTTCTTCGGCTCCGGCCTCGTCAACCTCATCCTCGTCATCGGGGTGCTGAGCTGGCCGCAGACCGCGCGGTTGGTGCGCAGCCAGTACCTGAGCCACAAGACCCTGCCGTACGTGGACGCTGGCCGCGCCCTCGGCATGCGCAAGTTCCGCATCATGTTCATGCAGATCCTGCCGAACGCCATGGGGCCCGTGCTCGTCGTCGCTTCGCTCGACGTGGCGCAGGCCATCCTGCTGGAGGCCAGCCTCGGTTTCTTCGGCCTCGGCGACCCGAACCTGACGAGCTGGGGCGGCATGCTCAACACGGCCCAGACCTTCATCCGCCGCGCCTGGTGGATGAGCGTGTTCCCCGGCATCGGCATCACCCTGGCCGTGCTCGGCTTCAACCTGTTCGGCGACGGCCTCACCGAGGCGTACGACCCCCGCATGGCGCCGCGCTGA
- a CDS encoding ABC transporter permease, whose product MAAEGGGNGLALYALRRLINAVPLVLGVVVVNFVLIALAPGDPVMSLIGEYPAPAEYVERVRQDFGLDKSVPERLWLYLVNVAKGDLGFSFANRQPVLDLLLQRLGRTLVLMLSTVVVASTVGLFLGVIAARKPGSVTDRGATGFALVGYAVPEFWLGQILILVFAVLLGWLPAGGFRSVRVEYTGLAAGLDMFRHMLLPMAALSFRYMAITTRLTRASLLEVMSSQYIVAARGRGLSENTILWRHALRAAALPVVTVIGYNFGFIVAGSALVETVFGWPGIGRLMYDSIYTRDYPVLLGILLFVSITVIAVNLITDAFYAVLDPRVRY is encoded by the coding sequence ATGGCTGCTGAGGGCGGCGGCAACGGCCTGGCGCTCTACGCGCTGCGCAGGCTGATCAACGCCGTGCCGCTCGTCCTCGGCGTCGTCGTCGTCAACTTCGTCCTCATCGCCCTCGCACCGGGTGACCCCGTCATGTCGCTCATCGGCGAGTACCCGGCGCCGGCCGAGTACGTGGAGCGGGTGCGGCAGGACTTCGGGCTCGACAAGAGCGTCCCCGAGCGGCTCTGGCTCTACCTGGTGAACGTGGCGAAGGGGGACCTCGGGTTCTCCTTCGCCAACCGCCAGCCCGTCCTCGACCTGCTCCTCCAGCGGCTCGGGCGCACCCTGGTGCTGATGTTGAGCACCGTGGTGGTCGCCTCGACGGTTGGCCTCTTCCTGGGGGTGATCGCGGCACGCAAGCCCGGTTCGGTCACGGACCGGGGCGCGACCGGCTTCGCGCTCGTCGGCTACGCGGTGCCGGAGTTCTGGCTCGGGCAGATCCTCATCCTCGTGTTCGCCGTGCTGCTCGGCTGGTTGCCGGCCGGCGGCTTCCGCAGCGTCAGGGTCGAGTACACGGGCCTGGCGGCCGGCCTCGACATGTTCAGGCACATGCTCCTGCCCATGGCCGCGCTTTCGTTCAGGTACATGGCCATCACCACGCGCCTCACGCGCGCGTCGCTCCTAGAGGTGATGAGCTCCCAGTACATCGTGGCTGCGCGGGGGCGGGGGCTGTCGGAGAACACCATCCTCTGGCGCCATGCGCTCCGCGCGGCCGCCCTGCCCGTCGTGACGGTCATCGGCTACAACTTCGGCTTCATCGTGGCGGGCTCGGCGCTCGTCGAGACCGTCTTCGGCTGGCCAGGGATAGGCCGCCTCATGTACGACTCCATCTACACGCGCGACTACCCCGTGCTCCTAGGTATCTTGCTGTTCGTATCCATAACGGTCATCGCCGTCAACCTCATCACCGACGCGTTCTACGCCGTCCTCGACCCGCGGGTGAGGTACTGA
- a CDS encoding M20/M25/M40 family metallo-hydrolase, which yields MSGKGGASGGRDGSDARRGATDLQGDGRAADPMLVARLLTHLVDLCGTASPSRNEREVADKLRGEFEALGMTVREDDAGSSTGGNAGNLIAELPGGLPERVVLAAHMDTVPLAQGEPLAPIVEGTVVRTTGRQILGADDKAGVCVVLELAARAAATPFAERPTVVAVVTVCEELGLLGAKHLDVAALRADHGYSFDGEVPVGELVTAAVFKEDVTFMVEGRAAHAALEPERGVHAIKAAAAVVAAIPLGRVADDQVLNIGAIQGGGSTNVIPALVSMRGEFRSFTAERLEELAERVLRLAQAAATEHGARLSVERKRLYAGYSLPDDAVPVGRLAETAAANGIEARTVSSIGGSDTSIFNQKGLPTVNVGVNMHEIHSVNEWIDAADLARVVAWVSAAMGLRGVHLAGPGS from the coding sequence GTGAGCGGTAAGGGCGGCGCTTCGGGCGGACGCGACGGTTCCGACGCGCGCCGCGGCGCTACCGACCTGCAGGGCGATGGGCGCGCGGCCGACCCGATGCTGGTTGCCCGCCTCCTGACGCACCTAGTGGACCTATGCGGGACGGCGAGCCCGAGCCGGAACGAGCGCGAGGTCGCGGACAAGCTCCGAGGCGAGTTCGAGGCCTTGGGCATGACGGTGCGCGAGGACGACGCCGGCTCCAGCACGGGCGGGAACGCGGGCAACCTGATAGCGGAGCTGCCGGGCGGCCTCCCCGAGCGGGTGGTCTTGGCCGCGCACATGGACACGGTGCCGTTGGCGCAAGGGGAGCCGTTGGCGCCCATAGTCGAGGGTACCGTCGTGCGCACGACCGGCAGGCAGATCCTCGGCGCCGACGACAAGGCCGGCGTGTGCGTCGTCCTCGAGCTGGCGGCACGCGCCGCTGCGACGCCCTTCGCCGAGCGCCCGACCGTCGTGGCGGTCGTCACCGTCTGCGAGGAGCTCGGCCTGCTCGGCGCCAAGCACTTGGACGTCGCGGCGTTGCGGGCCGACCACGGCTACTCGTTCGACGGCGAGGTGCCGGTCGGCGAGCTCGTCACCGCCGCGGTCTTCAAGGAGGACGTGACGTTCATGGTCGAGGGCCGCGCCGCCCACGCCGCCCTCGAGCCGGAGCGCGGGGTGCACGCGATCAAGGCCGCCGCCGCGGTCGTGGCGGCCATCCCGCTCGGCCGCGTGGCCGACGACCAGGTCCTGAACATCGGCGCCATCCAAGGGGGCGGGTCGACCAACGTGATCCCGGCGCTGGTGAGCATGCGCGGCGAGTTCCGGTCCTTCACCGCCGAGCGCCTCGAGGAGCTGGCCGAGCGCGTGCTCCGCCTGGCGCAAGCTGCCGCGACCGAGCACGGCGCGCGTTTGAGCGTCGAGCGCAAGCGCCTCTACGCCGGCTACTCCCTGCCCGACGACGCCGTTCCCGTGGGGCGCCTGGCCGAGACGGCGGCGGCCAACGGCATCGAGGCGCGCACCGTGTCCTCGATCGGCGGCTCGGACACGAGCATCTTCAACCAGAAGGGCCTGCCGACCGTCAACGTCGGGGTCAACATGCACGAGATCCACTCCGTGAACGAGTGGATCGACGCGGCCGACCTGGCGCGGGTCGTCGCCTGGGTGTCGGCGGCGATGGGCCTGCGAGGCGTACACCTCGCAGGCCCCGGCAGCTAG
- a CDS encoding nucleoside phosphorylase, with product MSDIQRHLRAKTGDVAPYVLIPGDPGRAERIAETFVEPKLIARNREYTLFTGRTAAGTPISVCSTGIGGPSASIAVEELVRIGATHFIRVGSAGGRQPGTPIGSVIVVTAAFRGEGTSLDYIPLGYPAAADLDVTLALRRAAEAYLGKRAIEGVVYTRDAFYRRDDGLNQRLTEAGVVAAEQECSTVFVVGALLGVKVGAVLGTDSNIYLDPQPTREEKEALYRQVERETIAIATAAVDRLHTEA from the coding sequence ATGTCAGACATCCAACGCCACCTGCGCGCCAAGACGGGCGACGTCGCCCCGTACGTCCTCATCCCCGGCGACCCCGGCCGCGCCGAACGCATCGCCGAGACCTTCGTCGAGCCCAAGCTGATCGCGCGCAACCGCGAGTACACGCTCTTCACGGGGCGCACGGCGGCCGGTACGCCCATCAGCGTCTGCTCGACGGGCATCGGCGGACCGTCGGCGTCCATCGCCGTGGAGGAGCTCGTGCGGATCGGGGCCACGCACTTCATCCGCGTCGGCTCGGCGGGCGGCAGGCAGCCCGGCACCCCCATCGGCTCCGTGATAGTCGTGACGGCGGCCTTCAGGGGCGAGGGGACGTCCCTCGACTACATCCCGCTCGGCTACCCGGCGGCGGCCGACCTCGACGTCACGCTCGCCCTGCGCCGCGCCGCCGAGGCGTACCTCGGCAAACGCGCCATCGAGGGCGTCGTGTACACGCGCGACGCCTTCTACCGCCGCGACGACGGACTCAACCAACGCCTCACCGAGGCCGGCGTGGTCGCGGCCGAGCAGGAGTGCTCCACCGTCTTCGTCGTCGGCGCCCTCCTGGGCGTGAAGGTCGGGGCCGTGCTCGGCACGGACTCGAACATCTACCTCGACCCCCAGCCGACCCGCGAGGAGAAGGAGGCGCTCTACCGGCAGGTCGAGCGCGAGACCATCGCCATCGCGACCGCCGCCGTGGACCGGCTCCACACCGAGGCGTGA